A single region of the Brienomyrus brachyistius isolate T26 chromosome 10, BBRACH_0.4, whole genome shotgun sequence genome encodes:
- the lpar4 gene encoding lysophosphatidic acid receptor 4 — protein sequence MSSLVYNESSMEDCGIDDSFKYNLYGVVYSIVFVLGLITNCASLFVFCFRMKMRNETTLFMTNLAVSDLVFVFTLPFKIFYNVNRHWPFGDWLCKLSGTAFITNIYGSMLFLTCISVDRFLAIVYPFRSRSIRTRRNAAIVCAAVWLLILGGGITVTFFSTTNRANSNSSTTCFEGFSKKTWKTYLSKITIFIEVVGFLIPLLLNLACSSMVLRTLRRPATLCQIGTNKERVLRMIVVHVAIFVVCFVPYNSILFLYAMVRTQALASCSVEHFARTLYPITLCVATLNCCFDPVVYYFTSESFQKSLGTGKSHAKQDSVLRTDIPLSSKDPSDSELIESHPPSRNGKDFMSETHF from the coding sequence ATGTCAAGCCTGGTATATAATGAGAGCAGTATGGAGGATTGCGGCATTGATGACTCCTTCAAGTACAACCTGTATGGCGTTGTGTACAGTATTGTGTTTGTGCTGGGCTTGATAACCAACTGCGCCTCACTGTTCGTCTTCTGCTTTCGCATGAAGATGCGCAACGAGACTACACTTTTCATGACTAATCTAGCAGTGTCGGATTTAGTCTTTgtattcacactgcctttcaaaATCTTCTACAATGTCAACCGTCACTGGCCCTTTGGAGACTGGCTGTGTAAGCTGTCTGGAACTGCCTTCATCACCAATATCTACGGTAGCATGCTCTTTCTCACATGCATAAGCGTGGACCGCTTCCTGGCCATTGTTTACCCATTCCGGTCACGTTCGATACGCACGCGGCGGAACGCGGCCATCGTGTGTGCCGCCGTCTGGCTCCTGATCCTGGGCGGCGGCATCACTGTCACATTCTTCTCCACCACCAACCGTGCCAATTCCAACTCCAGCACAACCTGCTTTGAGGGCTTCTCCAAGAAGACGTGGAAGACCTACCTGTCGAAGATCACCATTTTCATCGAAGTGGTGGGGTTCCTCATCCCTCTGCTGCTTAACTTGGCCTGCTCCTCCATGGTGCTGCGGACACTACGCAGGCCGGCCACACTCTGCCAGATAGGCACCAACAAGGAGCGTGTCCTGCGCATGATTGTGGTGCACGTGGCTATCTTCGTAGTCTGCTTTGTGCCGTACAACTCCATTCTCTTCCTGTACGCCATGGTCCGCACGCAGGCACTAGCCAGCTGTAGTGTAGAGCACTTTGCCCGCACACTCTATCCAATCACACTCTGTGTGGCTACGCTCAACTGCTGCTTCGACCCTGTTGTTTACTACTTCACCTCTGAGTCTTTCCAGAAGTCCCTGGGCACAGGCAAATCCCACGCCAAGCAGGACAGCGTACTACGCACAGACATCCCTCTCTCTAGCAAGGACCCCAGTGACTCCGAGCTAATAGAAAGCCACCCCCCTTCTAGAAACGGCAAGGACTTCATGTCAGAGACCCACTTCTGA
- the LOC125750073 gene encoding uncharacterized protein LOC125750073, with product MVTVENPFVQPAACKHTGTAAGHLKSGDPRTSLRCYLLLKYLQVLVLPEASELVLLVGALASAHAALLLSSPRISWKASNVLLGQLVLTDVLLPLRWGLEALGVWWGDEVAGALAQRLLGAQRQASSLFLSCLSLEVVLMRWWAEETRRLRTVHHARILCGAVWALTLGELLLFQAFAHSPLPVQEPVLKACLLAVSVLCSFTRCLKGALWLADTWVYYTIFCNSTQCRKSFLR from the exons ATGGTGACAGTGGAGAATCCCTTTGTTCAGCCAGCAGCCTGCAAACACAC GGGCACTGCGGCTGGCCACCTGAAGTCCGGGGATCCACGCACCAGCCTGCGCTGCTACCTGCTGCTGAAATACCTGCAGGTACTGGTGCTGCCGGAGGCGAGCGAGCTGGTGCTCCTGGTGGGGGCGTTGGCCAGCGCACACGCGGCCCTGCTCCTCAGCTCCCCCCGCATCTCCTGGAAGGCCTCCAACGTGCTACTGGGCCAGCTGGTCCTGACCGACGTGCTCTTGCCACTGCGCTGGGGTTTGGAGGCTCtgggtgtgtggtggggggacgAGGTGGCCGGCGCGCTGGCGCAGCGGCTGCTGGGAGCCCAGCGCCAAGCCAGCTCGCTGTTCCTCAGCTGCCTGAGCCTGGAGGTGGTGTTGATGAGGTGGTGGGCGGAGGAGACGCGGCGGCTGCGTACGGTCCACCACGCCCGCATACTGTGCGGCGCTGTCTGGGCGCTGACTCTGGGGGAGCTGCTGCTATTCCAGGCCTTTGCCCACAGCCCGCTCCCAGTCCAGGAACCGGTGCTGAAGGCTTGCCTGCTGGCTGTATCTGTGCTGTGCAGTTTCACCCGCTGCCTCAAGGGGGCGTTGTGGCTGGCCGACACATGGGTCTACTACACGATCTTCTGCAACAGCACCCAATGCAGAAAGAGCTTCCTTCGCTAG